The uncultured Bacteroides sp. DNA segment GGTACTACCAGTAGCTTATTGGACCATCTTTCAGAGCAGCGATCGAAAGAAGTTCAAAACATCTATGCAATAATTACTCATAAATAGATAGAAATGAAAAATAAAATCATCCTGATTATGTTCATGGGAATATATAGTTTTACGCTAGCTGCTCAACAAAGATACACGTTAGAGCAGTGTCGCAAGCTAGCCATGGAAAACAATATAAGAATAAAAAATGCACGCTTGGAAATAAAAAGCGCACGTCAAACACAGAAGGAAGCATTAACGAGTTTCTTTCCTAAAGTAAGTGCGTCGGGAAACTGGTTTAATGCCAATAAGGGGTTATTGGATATGCAGCTAGCTCCCGGAATGGAAATATCAATGATAAAGAATGGTGTCTTGGGTGGTGTTACCGCCACTCAGCCAATTTTTGCCGGTGGACAGATTGTGAATAGCAACAAATTGGCTAAATTAGGTGTAGAAGTAAGTGGTTATCAAATGGAACAATCTGAAAAGGAAGTTCTACTCACTACAGAACAATACTATCGCCAGATAATCTCTTTGCAAGAAAAGTTGAAAACGATTGAAATAGTAGAGCAGTTAGTTAACAATTTATATAAGGATGTAGAGACAGCCGTAAAGGCAGGAGTAAGCAATAGAAACGACTTATTACAAGTGCAACTAAAAAGGAACAGTGTAGCTAGTAATAGGTTGCAAGTAGAGAACGGACTTAGCGTCAGTAAAATGCTGTTAAGTCAATACATTGGTTTGGAACAAGACAGTTTCAGCATCGAAGCAACT contains these protein-coding regions:
- a CDS encoding TolC family protein, translating into MKNKIILIMFMGIYSFTLAAQQRYTLEQCRKLAMENNIRIKNARLEIKSARQTQKEALTSFFPKVSASGNWFNANKGLLDMQLAPGMEISMIKNGVLGGVTATQPIFAGGQIVNSNKLAKLGVEVSGYQMEQSEKEVLLTTEQYYRQIISLQEKLKTIEIVEQLVNNLYKDVETAVKAGVSNRNDLLQVQLKRNSVASNRLQVENGLSVSKMLLSQYIGLEQDSFSIEATAFDELSSPEKYKTDHHSALLKTPEYQLLNKNVEANHLQKKIATGKYMPTVGIGAGYMYDNLMDKDHPFGIIFTSVSIPISDWWGGSHAIKKQNLQTMIAENNRKDSSDLLIIQMQKLWNDLSESYKQVKLAEESVATATENVRLNTDYYKAGTVTLSDLLDSQMLLQKSRDQYTDAYMQHLVKQTQYLQATGR